Genomic segment of Candidatus Methylomirabilota bacterium:
GTGGGCGGCAACCTGGCTTTCGCGGACCCGCACAGCGACCTCGCCACCCTCTTCCTGGCCCTCGACGCGACGCTCGGCCTCTGGTCCCGGCGGGGCACGCGCGACATCGCCCTCGCGGACTTCATCCGCGGACCATACGAGACGGCGCGCGAGGAGGACGAGGTGCTGACCTCGGTTCGTCTGCGTACCTGGCCGCCCCAGACCGTCTCGGCCTATCTGAAATTCGGCGTGTACGAGCGTCCCACGCTGGGGGTGACCGTGGCGTGCGAGCCCAGCGTCCTTCGCGTCACCGTGGGTTGTGTCGGCCCGCGGCCTCAACGGCTCTTCGAGGTCGAGAGAA
This window contains:
- a CDS encoding FAD binding domain-containing protein, translated to VGGNLAFADPHSDLATLFLALDATLGLWSRRGTRDIALADFIRGPYETAREEDEVLTSVRLRTWPPQTVSAYLKFGVYERPTLGVTVACEPSVLRVTVGCVGPRPQRLFEVERKGAGEPAAALLARAEELGAAAAREVDTMADRHGSVEYKRALTGVCVKRALQVAGARAQGQVVQARYAHTVIV